catatgataccagtatagtatatagatataccaacagggtatacagttgtacgcaaagagtttaaaaaaagtttttttatttcaattattaaactgaattAATATCAGTTGTCACATAATCTAATTAACTCAATTTTGTGCGTCATTGATTATACTAAAATTTAGATATGTTATACTAATATACTATATACCATTTTGAAATGgagcataaattaataaaaaacatTCAATGGACACATAGATCCTATTATGAAATGAGAAAGATAGAAGAAAAAcgtttatttatatttgagaaGACGATAAAAGAGAAAATCCTATTTGAGAGATTTGTATGTTAATTGAATATTATTTATTTGTAAGAAAAACTCATCAATGCTAAAATAGAGGTCAATTGTCGTACGATCTATAGGTGAATATAATCTGccataaagaagaagaagtttgCTAAATTCATATCTCGTGCTTACATGTAATGATTACCAAAACAGAAGAATCTCAACAAATGGATCTCGCGGCTTAAGTGGGGTTTGGGTGGGCGGGTAATTTATTTTGGTCGTAtaagtattttatgtaattatttttaaagaTGGGTAGAAACGGGTAATATAATAGGCCCAAGTAGGTATTTTGTGTAGTTCCCTCATTTAAGATATCTACAAAAGCTTGTAAATATTTCTGGTTCGTTCTTAGGAAAACAATAAGATCAAAGACAATTATAAAACTttgtttgattaataataaagaataagACCAAGCAAATTGGCCCCTTCCAGTGATTTCAAGCCATCTTGTACTCATAAGAATGACGGTGTAcaacatttatttttcttttaaaaggtCAAGCAAAACTATTGAAATGGCTAAATTTTTGTCAAATTTTGCAGAAGTGCAGAAATGAATATGCAGAAGTATATGAACTATATGTTTAGAGTATATGTTTATTTGAAGAAGAAGCAATCGTCGCCTCATTCTTAggcttcccatccccttagtgtTGTTGCTCTGGCAACACGGTTGACGCCTAGGGTGAAGGCACCCATTCGTAGATCGCAGTTGTGAGTCTTGCACATATCCTTGACATCTTTAAAACCTCTGTTCATGTATGCCTTTAGCTCAGTGTTCACTCTCTCCTCATCCCACATAAAACCTTGGATGTTCTAGCATTACAAAATCATCCAAAAGTTAATATGCTACGTTAACAGAACTACTAGATATCAAGAGTTATTGACACCACAGTTTGGCTGGAGTATGAGAAGATATGAAGGTCAAATTGATACCTGAACCCATTCAAAATAGCTGACAGTAACACCTCCTGAGTTTGCATATATGTCTGGCAGAATGACAACTCCTTTCTTTGCCAAAATCTGCATGAAcaaaattagtttaatttttgttgttctcTTGTCCTGTGTTTCATATATAATAACTGAACTAAAACACTGACCTCGTCAGCTTCTGGATCAGTTGGATGGTTAGCAGCCTCAACAATGAATTTGGCTTTAATATCTTTTGCATTATCCCTTTAAAGATATTTAAATGTATCACAAATCTAAAATGACAAGAGCTTGGTAATAACTAGTTTTATAGAAATAGCATGAGAAGAACCTGTTAATTACTCCGCCAAGGGCAGCTGGTATAAGAACATCGCAGTCTTCTACCAGTATAGAATTAGGATCTATTGAATCCGCGCCATGGAAACCTTTAACTCCGCGATTTTCTTTCACATGTTTGAGTAGACTTGCTATGTCGattccatttttgttctttatggCACCTGTTATGTCACTTACTGCAACAATCTTCCCACCTTGCTCAGTAATGAGTTGTGCAGCCCAAGAACCAACATTTCCAAATCCCTGAAATGAAAGAAATCGTATCAAATTCCAGACCTATCCAACAAAAAGTACTTTCTGTATCCTTTTGTATCTTTCCTTACCAACCAATCAGCTAGTGTGGAATTAATTCTGTTCATTTTTGTTTTCGAGATTAAGTTTCTCCATAATTGTTAGTTGAAATAAGGACACTAACCTGAACAACAAAACGCTGCCCAGCAATGCTCTTTCCATGGTCTCTAAGCAGTGCTTCAGCAGCAAAAAGAACACCCCTACCAGTAGCTGCATCTCTGCCTAGAGATCCACCAAGATCCTGTTGTCAAAATATTGAATTTCTCAAGTTAAACCAATACAAAGGTTGTATAGTTGTGAGTCAAGCTAGAAAATACAGACAATGAGAATAGGTTATCATCAACTGAAAGTTTATTTACACTACTCGGATCGTGTAAAATGAACTATGGAGTGTACAGGATCGTCAATCAGAAATCAGAATGTTATTCATACTCACAATAGGTTTTCCAGTTACCACTGCAGGTGAATAGCCATGAAACTTTGAGTACTCATCTAGAATCCACGCCATTGTCTGCGTAAAGCAACACTTCAGTTAGATCCATCCGTAGCATGCCAAAAGGTTAAGGGGAAATGACACTTTCTCCTGTCCGATAAAATGCTATGCCTGAGACATATATATACCTGTGGATTTGTTCCCATGTCAGGTGCTGGAACATCTGTATGAATTCCAATaaggtcatgtatcttttgagTAAATACTCGAGTAAGTCGCTCTAGCTCAGAGATGCTTAAGTCACTGGGACTACACCCTATTCCTCCTTTAGCCCCTCCATATGGTATATTGGCAACTGCTGTCTTCCATGTCATTAGCTGTGCTAAGGCATTCACCTCATCCGGATCTACCTACATTACTCATAACCATTTGAATCAGTATCAGACATTGTTACATTAATCAAAAACATGATCTTGAATTAAAGAAACTCGATCAATCTTGCCATTCTGTGTAATTCAGTGAAGTTAAACAACTAACCTCAGGATGGTATCTGATTCCTCCTTTCATGGGGCCTCGAGCATTGTCGTGTTGTACCCTGAATCCAATAAAAGTTGCCAATGAGCCATCGTCCTTTGGTATTGTACACTCAACCTGCAATATCAGTCAATAAGCACAGCTTACAGAAAAATGAGAAAAGCAATATACAAGCACATTAGTGCAAAAAACAAAGGTTTGACAAAACAGTCCAGCACCCAAATGTGTGATCTAGCAGTCAATGAAATGGTCTGAAAGACTAAACTATGAGAGACTAGGGTCCAACTCTCATCAAAGACAAAAAGATAGAGGTGATTTATTTGGGCTATGCTGTGATGGACAGAGTCACTCGGTACTTCCACTAACACAGGATAACAATCGAAGTGCACGTAACTGCTCGAAGACCATATTATAAAAAATTGTCTCACGTGTAAAAGTCTAGTAGAAAAGTAGAAATTTAAGTCAAACTCAGAATGTTATGTACAATGTCCAAGATCAGCGCAAAATGCAATCTGGCCAGTTCCTAGAATGGCTAGATGCCTAGATCATAGGAGGTGCATAATGATCAAAGTGGCATGTCGGATGTCATCAAAATCTTGGCACCCAAAATAAAAATGTATTGCAGCACCCAAATGGAGCAAAGAACTCAAGAAAAGAATTGCAAAAAGACAAAAATGGAATGAACAACAAACCTTAATCTCCCTAAATGGAATGAGAAGACACTGTTCAAGCTTGGAATCCAAGCCTAGCAAACGAGATGCTAGCTTAAAGTTTCTATTGGTTGCTGCTAAAGCGTTCATGATTCTTCAAATAGCTTCCTAAATAAGGTTGATCCCAGAAAGTTACAATCTGAAACAAGACAAGAACAAATCTGGTCAAACTCTTGGTAATGTAATTTGAGAATGAAGCAACAAAAGTATTTATACTTGAGTTTATGAAGAAGTTTCCTAATAAGATCGCCGTAGATATTTTATGACTTGGCTTATTTTCCCATGTGGAAGGCACTGACATCTTAATTTCAAAACAATCATGTCATCAGCACGTACCCCTTCTTATCCGTTAATCCCGAATTCACATATACATATCTTGACATTTTTTTGCTTAACAAAAACACCCTTTTTCATGGCTGATGACAGCTAGATTATTGCAAAGCCAACGCGTGATAAGctaataaaatatttcaagatCTTCATCCTACAAGTATTCGGTAAAATTTGTTAATTAGGTCATACGTATGTATTGCATTCTGTCAGCATTTTTTAAAATAGCAGTGGTCCAGTCAGTTTTGTACATACTTCAACTATTTCAGGATATACTAATTAACTATGCTGCCAAGGTTAGACAAATAGAAAAAATCACCTCTTGTATTTGTCTTACTTTGATTTAAACCTTGTAACCGTAGTTTTCACCACTTTATTGACACGTCTATATCAAACCCAAGTTGCAACAGCCAAAGATTAGTTaagaattttttttccttctattttttagTAGCCATCTCCAAAATTAACATTGACTAATGACTCCTCTTCCATTTTGCGGTTTCGAGGCTGCTATAAAGGGTCATTGTCTACGTAATAAAACCATTTATTATATTGGAGTATTATTACATGGTCAATTCTTTTTAGCGCTATTGGCCCACGAGCTTTATCGAGCCAACGCACAACTACATTAGAAATAATTGTCCAAATATGCCTTACCTGGATTTTGCCTCCATCATTTAAGTCTACTCCAAAAATTGAGAGCATCCTTGTTGGTATTCTGACCTCAGAAAAAGGGAGAAGCCATTTCAAATTTGGAGTATTGACGAAAGGGGCCAATAAGACGTTATTTTTACTTAAGACGAGACCATGTAAAGTATATAAGTAGGCAAATTAAAGGGTTTAGAAGATAGAACGGAAAAAGGCCAAATATATCCCTCTACTTTTGAAAATGATCTAAGAATACCCCATTATATTATTGAGTTATCTATATCCTGCaatcatactttgggttcaaatatacccctcatttaaacggagggacacgtgtcatcgtcctgttggtcaattctaaatatctcctaattaattaaaaagatccattatccatacccgaaaaataattttttaaagtaattttttttttgtaaaaactggaaaaaactgaaattatttttactaaaaactgaaaaaagcaaaaataatttttttccatctttagaaaaaactaaaaaatattttctaaaacaatatttttgtaaaaactggaaaaacaaaagctgaaaattaattttttaaagcaatttttttttttgtaaaaactgaaaaaaactgaaatattttttactaaaaagtgaaaaaacgaaaatattgttTTTCCCAgtttttacattttaaaaaaagctgaaaaatattttctaaaataatatttttgtaaaaactgaaaaaataaatatattgtttttccagtttttagttaaaactatttcagttttttttttcagtttttagttaaaaatgtTTCAGTtgttttaaagcagttttttttgtaaaaactggaaaaaaaaatattttcgtttttttcagtttttagtaaaaaaataatttagttttttccagtttctacaaaaaaaaaatatttttcgggtatgggtaatgagtctttttaattaattaggagatatgtAGAATTaaccaacaggacgatgacatgTGTCCCTCTATTTAAATAAGGGGTATacttgaacccaaagtatgactgcagaggtatagataacccaatagtatagcGAAGGGTATTCTTAAACTATTTTCGAAAGTAgatgggtatatttggccctttgccgaaGATAGAAAGGTATGGGTGGAGGGGGTGTCATGAAATCTTACACAAGATTATCTCTCATTAATTCTTGTGACACCTTTAGGAGTAGTATGGTCTGTTTAGTCAAAATTGGCCTTACAAGTTATAACCATGAACATTCATCTATAGTCGAATGTAGTGGCAGAGTCAGGAATTTTACTAAAGGttgtcaaaatataaagaagtaaacaTATAAAAAAGCTAAGGAGAGtcaatatatagtatatatacataaaataaatttttgactTAGCTATTAAATGTAATTTTTCGGTGAAGGGGTATCAGTTGACACACCTTAGCttaaggtggctccgccactggcCGAATATAATACAGCTAGAAACAGTCGCCAAGCGACAAGATGATCTATTAAACGGAAAAGGACCAAAAATGCCCTTGAACTatttgaaatagctcaaaaataccCTCCGTTtgtttttggtaccaaaaatatcTCTGCCGTctatattttggaccacaaatacCGTTAAACCGTTAGTCTTGCCATTGAAGGTGATATGGCAGTCCAACTGGGTTAGATTTGCTTACATGGTCATCCACCTAAGCAATGCAACatggcaaaattatttttttggaaaaattattttttcggaattttataaaaaaatacaaaatcaacacttatgccgaaaaaagtaaaaaaattcagGAAAAATTATGTTATAatacttttttcggaataagtgttgattttgtattttaataaatatttccgaaataaataatttttttacttttttcggaataagtcttgattttgtattttaataaaaatttccgaaaaaaataattttttcgaattttttttacttttttcggaataagtgttgattttgtattttaataaaaaaattcgaaataaataattttttctacttttttttttacttttttcggaataagtgttgattttgtatttttaaaaaaattccagaaaaataattttttcaaaaaaataattttgccatGCTGGATTGCTTAGGTGAATGACTATGTAGGCAAATCTAACCCAGTTGGACTGCCATGTTACCTTCAATGGCAAGACTAACAGTTTAAGGGCATTTGCGGTCCAAAATATAGACGTCAGTgatatttttggtaccaaaaataaACGGAtggcatttttgagctatttcaaatAGTTCAAGGGTATTTTTGGTCCTTTTCCATATAATAAATTCTCCTGTTATTCAATTTTGGGTTATATTTCAATTACATATACACTTCAGGTGTAAGAAAGAATAGAACAACTTTGACCTACACTTAAAATTCAGCAATCACAATCTCACAAATCCACCTTTACCCTATCCATTGTCTTTGTCTCTAAAATTTGGCTGCTTGCAACGAAACCCTTTATCTTGTGTCAAGATTTTACTTTTTACAATTTCTGTTTGGAGGGGGAGGGTTGTTTGGACCTTGCCCCCTTTGTTTTTGGGGCATGTGCTCCGGGGCTAAATAATTGGGAATAGACCCCTTTTATTGTATTTTACAGATAGAAGATGACCACATTCAATAGCTAATCGCAAAGTTCTCCATTTGACTATATAGCGAAAAGCACTATGCTTGTATAAAAACAGAGGAACCATCATATTAAAAAGTGGTAAGAGCACTTATAAGAACATTCAAAAGCATTAAGAACAAACTGCTAAACGAATCTAGAGATGTTATTTCAGACgctatacaacaacaacataccccgTAACATTCCACAAAATTGGATCCGAAAAACGTAGAGTGTACGCGAACCTTACCCTTACCTTACGAAGTTACGTAGACTATTTGATCATCAAAACAGACAGAAATCTTAGCATACCTTAGGTACGGCAGTAAGTCCGCTGCAGCCCCGCGCTATCTTCTGGTATGCCTTTAAGCAAGGAGAGTAAAGCAATACAAATTATTCTTTTCACAAGTCTGCCTACAAATTTATACCCCTGAAAAAGTATCAGAATTAATTCCTCCGGAATCTTTCCCTCTTTATTCATACAAGTACTTTATATGAAACAAGTGTATGTTGGTACAAAACAACGTCAGAGTTCATCACTTCACTACCCTCAAAATCCTCTTCACATTCATGTACACTTAATGTAAAGACAAAAATATCCAATTTTTATCAAGAAACTAGCCCCATAAATTTCTGAAGTTTGTACTATTTTCTTAAAAAGTAGGAACAAATGAAATTAGTTCTAAGATAAATTTGTttaatgaaaataaagaaagaaaatatttatatagGAATATGAATATGATGCTCATGTGATACGGTGGGGGTGTGCTTAGTTCACATACAATCTAGCAGTAGCATATATCAGAAGCAGCAGCTGAAGGGAGAAGAAGCAAGAGAATCATAGTGTCATGCATCAGCTTTCATTAAAATCCCACCCAAgtgtttaaagaaagaaaagaagaataaaattCCTCTATCAAACTAATAGAATCACAAGTCGCGAATACTAGTACTGCTACGTGAATCCAACGCAATGAATCCGACGCAATGCCCACGTTCCTCTACTTTTAGTTTTAATAATCACTTCTTGGTGAAGTTAACTGCATTAAAGCGCTGTCTTTGTAAGATTTTAAGTTTTTTTCTGTGATATTTATAGTGTGATAACCTAGAATAAATAAATGGTACTCTGATCCCTCCTGTCCACAATAAATGATTTTTGGGTTGTTTTCACACAGATTAAAAATtttaccttttaacattaattagtaatgaaactgatcatattaacctttactatctcttcacataaatactcctaacacatactccaacactatttactcgAAGGGCAatgtagaaaaaaataattaattcattcttgaaatctagaaaaatcagatattttggACCACGAAAAAAgggccaaaaaatcacttattgtggaccggagggagtaaatAATTATGCTATGACATTAGGGATGGCATGTGGGCCGGGCCCGatcctaagtgggcttcgcgggcccggtcctaagtgggtcgGTCCTAGGCGGGCCGGTCCTAAGCGGTTCCGAACTTCGCGGGCTTCTTGTTGGAACCGACCCGGGA
This DNA window, taken from Nicotiana tabacum cultivar K326 chromosome 4, ASM71507v2, whole genome shotgun sequence, encodes the following:
- the LOC107799349 gene encoding glutamate dehydrogenase B; this encodes MNALAATNRNFKLASRLLGLDSKLEQCLLIPFREIKVECTIPKDDGSLATFIGFRVQHDNARGPMKGGIRYHPEVDPDEVNALAQLMTWKTAVANIPYGGAKGGIGCSPSDLSISELERLTRVFTQKIHDLIGIHTDVPAPDMGTNPQTMAWILDEYSKFHGYSPAVVTGKPIDLGGSLGRDAATGRGVLFAAEALLRDHGKSIAGQRFVVQGFGNVGSWAAQLITEQGGKIVAVSDITGAIKNKNGIDIASLLKHVKENRGVKGFHGADSIDPNSILVEDCDVLIPAALGGVINRDNAKDIKAKFIVEAANHPTDPEADEILAKKGVVILPDIYANSGGVTVSYFEWVQNIQGFMWDEERVNTELKAYMNRGFKDVKDMCKTHNCDLRMGAFTLGVNRVARATTLRGWEA